The proteins below come from a single Drosophila busckii strain San Diego stock center, stock number 13000-0081.31 chromosome X, ASM1175060v1, whole genome shotgun sequence genomic window:
- the LOC108606797 gene encoding proteasome subunit beta type-6, which yields MPPKHNLGVVNDGTTIIAVEFDGGVVIAADSRTSCRSYVCNRLADKLTRLSDYIYCCRSGTANQTQTMADFVAHLLNVQEISMGKQPLVYDAACQFRELIYKYRSSCVAGIIVAGWDERQGGQVYSIPVSGFLCREPCALGGSGSTYLQGFVSSEHRTGMSKQDCMRFVLKAVRMAIKHDCHSGGVVRIGVITKDGMQSHVIPENELQQFSFTNEMLWNLEFAADKS from the exons atgcCACCCAAACACAATCTTGGTGTCGTAAATGATGGC ACCACCATCATAGCTGTAGAATTCGATGGAGGcgttgttattgctgccgACTCGCGCACCAGCTGCCGCTCCTATGTGTGCAATCGTCTGGCGGACAAGCTGACGCGTCTGAGCGATTACATTTATTGCTGTCGCAGCGGCACCGCTAACCAGACCCAAACCATGGCGGATTTTGTCGCTCATCTGCTTAATGTGCAGGAGATTAGCATGGGCAAGCAGCCGCTGGTCTATGATGCCGCCTGTCAGTTTCGCGAGCTCATCTACAAGTATCGCTCGAGCTGTGTAGCCGGCATTATTGTTGCCGGCTGGGATGAGCGTCAGGGTGGCCAGGTGTATAGCATACCCGTTAGCGGCTTTTTATGCCGCGAGCCTTGTGCTCTGGGCGGCTCTGGGTCAACCTATCTGCAAGGCTTTGTTAGCTCGGAGCATCGCACTGGCATGAGCAAGCAGGATTGCATGCGCTTTGTGCTCAAGGCGGTGCGCATGGCTATTAAACATGATTGCCATTCCGGCGGCGTAGTGCGCATTGGTGTCATCACGAAGGATGGCATGCAGTCTCATGTCATACCCGAAaatgagctgcagcagttcAGTTTTACCAATGAAATGTTATGGAACTTGGAGTTTGCCGCTGATAAGTCGTAA